Proteins encoded in a region of the Rutidosis leptorrhynchoides isolate AG116_Rl617_1_P2 chromosome 9, CSIRO_AGI_Rlap_v1, whole genome shotgun sequence genome:
- the LOC139867729 gene encoding uncharacterized protein, which yields MGDENAITLISKIDFGDPLYLHASDTTNTPLISIKLKGTENYNVRSRAMLLALCTKIKVGFVNGTYLKNNDNVVLGAQCDRCNSVVLSWLLNSISEELYSGQIFSNIASVVWTELKETYDKVDGSIIFNLHHKISSLKQSGSSLSEYYHKLNTLWKQYDEMVKLPAYVCDVAPEFQKHNKVLKLMQFLMGLDDVYMSTRSNLLLRDPLPDVKSAFAMLSREESHREVSGIGTSKSQNSAFVAQTNNNSWSNRNNNTGSSGRGRGFNRGLNPNLKCTNCAASDSLSGSTSSSSNSGATNASNFVPMTLSNEKMMKLLSMLNDKDPQATESVSNMSGTIMNNNVFFNNNFHKFFNFNSGLNRSQGWIIDSGASQHMTASEHGLDNIVDVSDLNLQVSHPNGTKAKVKKIGNLRLNKDILLTDVLIVPGYCDLKTRTTLGTGSVNGGLYVFDYLKGDPLMCNSMYACNFESVLLWHNRLGHRSSPVLNILKHILNLDMNVDDLPCETCLKAKKIREPFPLSDHITKELGELIHMDLWGPYRVTSREGYKYFLTIVDDYTRAVWVYLLKSKDEVFENFVNYANLLLNQFEKRIKVIRTDNGTEFLNSQMKNFTNKKGIVHQTTIAHTPQQNGLVERKHRHLLNVARSLMFQGGIPLYLWTECILTATYLINRIPSKLLAGLSPFQKIYGSEPSLSHIRNYGCLVFSKILDESDKFKPRFFDLFSVQNDTNISENPYDEGRIHPEGPTVMADTSCDFTRSGGSHSNPNEDDGHVNDLPEGTSNNNTNENHSEPTNDEHAILRRSSRQTTLPRKLSDYVVEALNAESFSIQCVWFASLNEDKYFQSIMVVVSDLLPANATVNSLASPGGCTVEENEDE from the exons ATGGGTGATGAAAATGCTATTACTTTAATCAGCAAAATTGACTTTGGTGACCCTCTTTACCTGCATGCTAGTGATACAACTAATACACCTTTAATATCCATTAAACTGAAAGGAACTGAAAATTATAATGTCCGGAGCAGAGCTATGTTATTAGCATTATGTACTAAAATTAAAGTAGGGTTTGTAAATGGAACTTATTTGAAAAACAATGATAATGTTGTTCTTGGTGCTCAATGCGATAGGTGTAACTCTGTTGTGTTGTCTTGGTTGTTAAATTCTATTTCAGAGGAGTTATATTCTGGACAGATTTTTTCTAATATTGCTTCTGTTGTTTGGACTGAATTAAAAGAAACTTATGATAAAGTAGATGGATCTATAATTTTCAATTTGCATCATAAAATTAGCTCCTTGAAACAAAGTGGTAGTAGCTTGTCTGAATATTATCACAAACTTAACACTTTATGGAAACAATATGATGAAATGGTTAAATTACCTGCTTATGTTTGTGATGTTGCTCCTGAGTTTCAAAAACATAACAAAGTCTTAAAATTGATGCAATTTCTTATGGGATTAGATGATGTTTACATGTCTACCAGAAGTAATTTGCTACTTAGGGACCCCTTACCTGATGTTAAGTCTGCTTTTGCTATGTTATCAAGGGAAGAATCACATAGGGAGGTTTCTGGGATTGGAACATCTAAGTCTCAAAACTCTGCGTTTGTTGCTCAGACTAATAATAATTCTTGGTCAAACAGAAACAATAATACTGGTAGTTCTGGAAGAGGAAGAGGTTTTAATAGAGGTCTTAACCCAAATCTTAAATGTACAAA TTGTGCTGCTTCTGATTCATTATCTGGCTCCACTAGTTCCTCTTCCAACTCTGGTGCTACTAATGCTTCTAATTTTGTTCCTATGACTTTAAGTAATGAGAAAATGATGAAACTTTTAAGCATGCTTAATGATAAAGATCCTCAAGCCACAGAATCTGTCTCAAACATGTCAGGTACTATAATGAATAACAATGTGTTCTTCAATAACAACTTTCACAAGTTTTTTAACTTTAATTCTGGGCTAAACAGAAGTCAAGGGTGGATAATAGACTCTGGTGCTAGTCAACACATGACTGCTTCTGAACATGGTCTAGACAACATTGTTGATGTGTCTGATTTAAATTTACAAGTGTCTCACCCCAATGGTACTAAAGCTAAAGTAAAAAAAATTGGAAACCTAAGATTAAACAAAGACATTTTGTTAACTGATGTGTTAATTGTCCCTGGTTATTGT GATTTGAAAACAAGAACTACCCTGGGGACTGGTAGTGTGAATGGTGGCTTATATGTATTTGATTACTTGAAAGGTGATCCTCTTATGTGCAATTCTATGTATGCTTGCAATTTTGAATCTGTTCTTTTATGGCATAACAGACTTGGGCACCGTTCTAGTCCTGTTCTTAACattcttaaacacatacttaacctGGATATGAATGTTGATGACCTTCCTTGTGAAACCTGCCTAAAAGCCAAAAAAATTAGAGAACCTTTTCCCTTAAGTGACCATATCACAAAAGAACTAGGTGAACTAATACACATGGATTTATGGGGCCCATATCGGGTTACCAGCAGGGAAGGGTATAAATATTTCTTgaccattgttgatgactatacaagGGCTGTGTGGGTTTATCTGCTTAAATCAAAAGATGAAGTTTTTGAAAACTTTGTTAACTATGCAAATCTTTTATTAAATCAATTTGAGAAAAGAATCAAAGTgattagaactgataatgggactgaGTTCTTAAACAGTCAAATGAAAAACTTTACAAATAAAAAAGGTATTGTTCATCAAACCACTATAGCCCACACACCACAACAGAATGGGTTGGTAGAAAGGAAACATAGACACCTCTTAAATGTGGCTAGGTCTCTTATGTTTCAAGGGGGGATTCCCTTATATCTATGGACTGAATGCATTTTAACTGCCACTTATTTGATCAACAGGATTCCATCTAAGTTGCTTGCAGGCTTGTCTCCTTTTCAAAAAATATATGGTTCAGAACCATCTCTCTCCCACATCAGAAACTATGGATGTCTTGTTTTTTCAAAAATCTTAGATGAGTCTGACAAATTCAAACCAAG GTTCTTTGATCTATTTTCTGTTCAAAATGACACCAATATTTCTGAAAATCCCTATGATGAAGGGAGAATTCATCCTGAAGGACCTACTGTAATGGCAGACACTTCTTGTGACTTCACAAGGAGTGGAGGTAGTCACAGTAATCCTAATGAGGATGATGGTCATGTCAATGACCTCCCTGAGGGTACCTCAAATAACAACACAAATGAAAATCATTCTGAACCAACAAATGATGAGCATGCTATCCTTAGAAGGTCAAGTAGGCAAACTACCCTTCCCAGAAAACTTAGTGACTATGTGGTTGAGG cactgaatgctgaatcgTTCAGCATTCAGTGTGTTTGGTTTGCATCTCTGAATGAAG ACAAATATTTTCAATCGATTATGGTTGTCGTCTCCGACCTACTTCCGGCGAACGCTACCGTCAATTCTCTGGCATCTCCCGGCGGTTGTACTGTTGAAGAAAATGAAGATGAGTAG